In a single window of the Papaver somniferum cultivar HN1 chromosome 8, ASM357369v1, whole genome shotgun sequence genome:
- the LOC113306843 gene encoding acetylornithine aminotransferase, mitochondrial-like has translation MSCLNSLISGYVSPIGDHSRLFNLGKGRYPIRFQNFHKVCASLSVEPLTSTNATKLGFGSSKELMAAEANLLVGTYNRAAVVIASGKGCTLYDVEGKEYLDMASGIAVNALGHGDEDWVNAVTQKANILTHVSNVYYSVPQLELAKRLVDGSFADRVFFSNSGTEANEAAIKFARKYQWFSNPDEKQPATEFISFTNCFHGRTMGALALTSKEQYRLPFEPVMPGVSFLEYGNIEAAKEAIVRGKTAAVFVEPIQGEGGIYSGTKEFLQSLRDACDAAGALLVFDEVQCGLGRTGYLWAHEIYGVFPDIMTLAKPLAGGLPIGAVLMTNKVASAINYGDHGSTFAGSPLVCNAAVAVFDKVTKPGFLASVTKKGEYLKELLLQKLGGNKHVKEIRGTGLIIGVELDVSASPLVDACRNSGLLILTAGKGNVVRIVPPLVISEQELELGVNIMSKCMSSLDES, from the exons atgagTTGTTTGAATAGTTTGATCAGTGGCTATGTTTCTCCGATTGGAGATCATTCTCGCTTGTTTAATCTCGGAAAAGGAAGATATCCTATTCGATTTCAGAATTTTCATAAAGTTTGTGCATCTCTTAGTGTCGAACCATTGACATCTACAAATGCGACTAAGCTAGGGTTTGGGAGTAGTAAAGAGCTTATGGCAGCAGAAGCAAATCTTCTTGTTGGAACTTATAATAGAGCTGCAGTTGTGATTGCCAGTGGAAAGGGATGTACATTATATGATGTTGAAGGGAAAGAGTATTTGGATATGGCCTCAGGTATTGCAGTCAATGCACTTGGGCATGGTGATGAAGATTGGGTGAATGCAGTCACTCAGAAGGCTAATATTCTTACTCATGTCAGTAATGTCTATTACTCAGTGCCTCAG TTGGAACTTGCAAAGCGTCTAGTGGATGGTTCTTTCGCTGATCGTGTTTTCTTTTCAAACTCTGGAACTGAAGCAAATGAAGCAGCTATTAAATTTGCGAGGAAATATCAATGGTTTTCAAACCCTGATGAGAAACAGCCAGCTACGGAGTTTATTTCATTTACTAATTGTTTCCATGGGAGGACAATGGGTGCTCTTGCTCTGACTAGTAAAGAACAGTACAGGTTGCCATTTGAACCTGTTATGCCTGGAGTTAGTTTCTTAGAGTATGGTAATATAGAGGCTGCAAAAGAAGCAATTGTACGGGGAAAAACGGCGGCAGTCTTTGTGGAACCTATCCAGGGAGAAGGAGGCATATACAGCGGAACAAAAGAATTTTTGCAGTCACTGCGTGATGCATGTGATGCTGCTGGAGCTCTCCTGGTATTCGATGAG GTTCAATGTGGATTAGGTCGAACTGGGTATCTTTGGGCACATGAAATATATGGTGTTTTCCCAGACATAATGACACTGGCCAAGCCTCTAGCTGGAGGTCTTCCTATTGGTGCTGTCTTGATGACAAACAAAGTTGCTTCTGCTATCAATTATGGTGATCATGGAAGTACCTTTGCTGGATCCCCACTTGTCTGCAATGCAGCTGTGGCAGTGTTTGATAAAGTCACAAAACCTGGGTTCTTAGCCAGTGTCACCAAGAAAGGGGAATATTTAAAAGAATTGTTATTGCAGAAATTGGGAGGAAACAAACATGTTAAAGAAATACGCGGAACAGGACTTATTATTGGGGTTGAGTTGGATGTGTCTGCCTCTCCTCTTGTTGATGCTTGCCGTAATTCTGGCCTTCTAATTCTAACTGCAGGGAAAGGAAATGTGGTAAGAATCGTCCCTCCTTTGGTTATATCTGAGCAAGAATTAGAACTTGGGGTCAACATCATGTCGAAGTGTATGTCTTCACTTGATGAAAGTTAG